A DNA window from Elephas maximus indicus isolate mEleMax1 chromosome 17, mEleMax1 primary haplotype, whole genome shotgun sequence contains the following coding sequences:
- the LOC126061158 gene encoding LOW QUALITY PROTEIN: putative cancer susceptibility gene HEPN1 protein (The sequence of the model RefSeq protein was modified relative to this genomic sequence to represent the inferred CDS: substituted 1 base at 1 genomic stop codon), which translates to MHYLMDEGGGGGESKLEFRGGGRGQGCKEASGRRGQNTQRAFLSFSFLIVLSPYIVDHCVSYKLCKXQWHGHGCREAQPRPFAF; encoded by the exons ATGCATTATCTCATGGatgag GGAGGTGGTGGAGGAGAGTCAAAACTGGAGTttagggggggtgggaggggccaGGGGTGCAAGGAAGCATCAGGGAGGAGAGGACAGAACACacagagggccttcctctctttcagcTTTTTAATTGTCCTCTCTCCTTACATAGTAGATCACTGTGTCTCCTATAAACTGTGCAAGTAGCAGTGGCATGGGCATGGCTGCAGAGAGGCCCAGCCCAGACCCTTTGCATTCTGA
- the HEPACAM gene encoding hepatocyte cell adhesion molecule: MKRERAAPSRASSALCLTPFVYLLLIQTDPLEGVNITSPVRLIHGTVGKTALLSVQYSSTSSDRPVVKWQLKRDKPVTVVQSIGTEVIGTLRPDYRDRIRLFENGSLLLSDLQLADEGTYEVEISITDDTFTGEKTINLTVDVPISRPQVVVASTTVLELSEAFTLNCSHENGTKPSYTWLKDGKPLLNDSRMLLSPDQKVLTITRVLMEDDDLYSCVVENPISQGRSLPVKITVYRRSSLYIILSTGGIFLLVTLVTVCACWKPSKKSGKKRKLEKQNSLEYMDQNDDHLKPEADTLPRSGEQERKNPMALYVLKDKDSPEPEENPAPEPRSATEPGPPGYSVSPGIPGRSPGLPIRSARRYPRSPARSPATGRTHTSPPRAPSSPGRSRSASRTLRTAGVHLIREQDEAGPVEISA; the protein is encoded by the exons atgaagagagaaagggCAGCCCCGTCCAGAGCCTCCAGTGCCCTGTGCCTCACTCCTTTTGTCTACCTTCTTCTGATCCAGACAG ACCCCCTGGAGGGAGTGAATATCACCAGCCCAGTGCGTCTGATCCATGGCACCGTGGGGAAGACAGCCCTGCTCTCCGTGCAGTACAGCAGCACCAGCAGTGACAGGCCCGTGGTAAAGTGGCAGCTGAAGCGGGACAAGCCAGTGACCGTCGTGCAGTCCATCGGCACAGAAGTCATTGGCACCCTTCGTCCTGACTATCGAGACCGAATTCGGCTCTTCGAAAATGGTTCCCTGCTTCTCAGTGACCTGCAGCTGGCCGATGAGGGCACCTACGAAGTCGAGATCTCCATCACAGATGACACCTTCACTGGGGAGAAGACCATCAACCTCACTGTAGATG TGCCCATTTCAAGGCCGCAGGTGGTAGTAGCTTCCACCACCGTGCTGGAGCTGAGTGAGGCCTTCACCTTGAACTGCTCACATGAGAACGGCACCAAGCCCAGCTACACCTGGCTGAAGGATGGCAAGCCCCTCCTCAATGACTCGCGAATGCTGCTATCCCCCGACCAAAAGGTGCTCACCATCACCCGTGTGCTCATGGAGGATGACGACCTgtacagctgtgtggtggagaaccCCATCAGCCAGGGCCGCAGCCTGCCCGTCAAGATCACCGTGTACA GAAGAAGCTCCCTCTACATCATCTTGTCTACAGGAGGCATCTTCctccttgtgaccttggtgaCAGTCTGTGCCTGCTGGAAACCCTCCAAGAAATCTGG gaagaagaggaagctGGAGAAGCAGAACTCCCTGGAATACATGGACCAGAATGATGACCACTTGAAACCAGAAG CAGACACCCTACCACGAAGTGGAGAGCAGGAGCGGAAGAACCCCATGGCTCTGTATGTCCTAAAGGACAAG GACTCCCCGGAGCCTGAGGAGAACCCGGCCCCGGAGCCTCGGAGCGCTACAGAGCCCGGCCCGCCCGGTTACTCGGTGTCGCCAGGCATACCCGGCCGCTCGCCGGGGCTACCCATCCGCTCCGCCCGCCGCTACCCGCGCTCGCCAGCGCGCTCCCCCGCCACCGGCCGGACGCACACGTCGCCGCCGCGGGCCCCCAGCTCTCCGGGCCGCTCGCGCAGCGCCTCGCGCACACTGCGGACTGCGGGCGTGCACCTAATCCGCGAACAAGACGAGGCTGGCCCGGTGGAGATCAGCGCCTGA